One Kribbella sp. NBC_00662 genomic region harbors:
- a CDS encoding WD40/YVTN/BNR-like repeat-containing protein has protein sequence MRILRVAALAAGGLLLMSSQVIPAQAHGGPSYRWELTPTGSTAQFRGLAAVSKDVAWVGGTGGTVLRTVDGGRHWQNVSPAGASALQFRDVEAFDAKRAVALSIGTGEDSRVYRTADGGKSWTETFRNTDPNAFYDCFAFNDDKHGLAMSDPVDGKFRIAATADGGKSWKVQSNAGMPAALPGEFAFAASGTCLVAGPGRTAWFATGGGDRPRVFRTIDGGRHWRVSDSPMASGMAAGIFSLAFRNPLFGVAVGGDFEKPDEAVKAASITYDGGRTWKLVPADKAPKGYRSGSHFVPWSPSTVVAVGPSGSDVSFDGGRSWKQFYDGSFDSVECAGHGSHAGCWASGAKGAVGRLVH, from the coding sequence ATGAGAATCCTGCGTGTGGCCGCTCTCGCGGCAGGAGGTCTGTTGTTGATGTCGTCCCAGGTCATCCCCGCCCAGGCGCATGGCGGGCCGTCGTACCGCTGGGAGCTGACGCCGACCGGAAGTACGGCGCAGTTCCGCGGGCTTGCGGCGGTCAGCAAGGACGTCGCCTGGGTGGGTGGGACCGGGGGGACGGTACTGCGTACCGTCGACGGCGGCAGGCACTGGCAGAACGTCAGTCCGGCCGGCGCGTCGGCGCTGCAGTTCCGCGACGTGGAGGCGTTCGACGCGAAGCGCGCTGTCGCGTTGTCGATCGGGACCGGCGAGGACTCCCGGGTCTACCGCACCGCCGACGGCGGCAAGTCCTGGACCGAGACGTTCCGGAACACCGACCCGAACGCGTTCTACGACTGCTTCGCGTTCAACGACGACAAGCACGGGCTGGCGATGAGCGACCCGGTGGACGGGAAGTTCCGGATCGCGGCGACCGCGGACGGCGGCAAGTCGTGGAAGGTGCAGTCGAACGCCGGGATGCCGGCCGCGCTGCCCGGTGAGTTCGCGTTCGCGGCGAGCGGGACCTGCCTGGTCGCCGGGCCCGGCCGGACCGCGTGGTTCGCGACCGGTGGCGGCGATCGGCCACGGGTGTTCCGGACGATCGACGGCGGCCGGCACTGGCGGGTCTCGGACTCGCCGATGGCCAGTGGTATGGCGGCCGGCATCTTCAGCCTCGCGTTCCGGAACCCGCTGTTCGGTGTCGCGGTCGGCGGTGACTTCGAGAAGCCGGACGAGGCGGTGAAGGCGGCCTCGATCACGTACGACGGTGGCCGCACCTGGAAGCTCGTGCCCGCGGACAAGGCGCCCAAGGGGTACCGCAGCGGGTCGCACTTCGTGCCGTGGTCGCCGTCGACCGTCGTCGCGGTCGGCCCGTCCGGAAGCGACGTCAGCTTCGACGGCGGACGCAGCTGGAAGCAGTTCTACGACGGCAGCTTCGACAGCGTCGAATGCGCCGGCCACGGCTCACACGCCGGCTGCTGGGCCTCGGGTGCGAAGGGCGCGGTCGGCCGCCTGGTGCACTGA